A single window of Helicobacter pylori DNA harbors:
- a CDS encoding FeoA family protein, producing MTLNEAIKDKVYEIVEIANCDEALKKRFLSFGIHEGVQCILLHYSMKKATLSVKINRIQVALRSHEAQYLVIKESV from the coding sequence ATGACGCTCAATGAAGCCATTAAAGACAAAGTTTATGAAATCGTAGAAATCGCTAACTGCGATGAAGCCCTTAAAAAACGCTTCCTCTCTTTTGGTATCCATGAAGGGGTTCAATGCATTCTTTTGCATTATTCCATGAAAAAAGCCACGCTTTCGGTTAAAATCAACCGCATTCAAGTGGCTTTAAGATCCCATGAAGCACAATACCTTGTCATCAAAGAAAGCGTGTGA
- the lepB gene encoding signal peptidase I, with amino-acid sequence MKFLRSVYAFCSSWVGTIVIVLLVIFFIAQAFIIPSRSMVGTLYEGDMLFVKKFSYGIPIPKIPWIELPVMPDFKNNGHLIEGDRPKRGEVVVFIPPHEKKSYYVKRNFAIGGDEVLFTNEGLYLHPFESDTDKTYIAKHYPNAMTKEFMGKIFVLNPYKNKHPGIHYQKDNETFHLMEQLATQGAEANISMQLIQMEGEKVFYKKINHDEFFMIGDNRDNSSDSRFWGSVAYKNIVGSPWFVYFSLSLKNSLEVDAENNPKKRYLVRWERMFKSVGGLEKIIKKEKATR; translated from the coding sequence ATGAAATTTTTACGCTCTGTTTATGCATTTTGCTCCAGTTGGGTAGGGACGATTGTTATTGTGCTGTTGGTTATCTTTTTTATCGCGCAAGCCTTCATCATTCCCTCTCGCTCTATGGTAGGCACGCTCTATGAGGGCGACATGCTCTTTGTCAAAAAGTTTTCTTATGGCATACCCATTCCTAAAATCCCATGGATTGAGCTTCCTGTTATGCCTGATTTTAAAAATAACGGGCATTTGATAGAGGGGGATCGCCCTAAACGCGGCGAAGTGGTGGTGTTTATCCCTCCCCATGAAAAAAAATCTTACTATGTCAAAAGGAATTTTGCTATTGGGGGCGATGAGGTGTTATTCACTAATGAGGGGCTTTATTTGCACCCTTTTGAGAGCGACACGGACAAAACTTACATCGCTAAACATTACCCTAACGCCATGACAAAAGAATTTATGGGTAAAATTTTTGTTTTAAACCCTTATAAAAATAAGCATCCGGGCATCCATTACCAAAAAGACAATGAAACCTTCCATTTAATGGAGCAGTTAGCCACTCAAGGTGCAGAGGCTAATATCAGCATGCAACTCATTCAAATGGAGGGCGAAAAGGTGTTTTATAAGAAAATCAATCACGATGAATTTTTCATGATCGGCGATAATAGGGATAATTCTAGCGACTCGCGCTTTTGGGGGAGCGTGGCTTATAAAAACATCGTGGGTTCGCCATGGTTTGTTTATTTCAGTTTGAGCTTAAAAAATAGCCTGGAAGTGGATGCAGAAAACAACCCCAAAAAACGCTATCTGGTGCGTTGGGAACGCATGTTTAAAAGCGTTGGAGGCTTAGAAAAAATCATTAAAAAAGAAAAAGCAACGCGTTAA
- a CDS encoding LTA synthase family protein gives MKSLSHALFSLFLKGFYFTFFMSLLFVFNRIGFILYAGYYKHALKNPIFDEIIKTLFNGARYDNRVVSSLAILFILIGLLGLLAPKHQTKMLNIMACFSIAIILFLNIANIVYYGIYGNVFDENLLEFLHEDTLTILKMSGEYPIFSSFSLFLILSVLTSFIYFKLQNALFKPKNVYQATRTKPLKTFILFALFSLTQMFYINAQLSFVGASLDLSIEPAKDPFLMKITPGAFRNLYLLVRNYRQSHNLKFSDFAKGSPLEVAKNYFHLKENPQNNLYELLSQTSHNNSNQTIQHVFYIVSESLSSWHFDPKFDAIGLTSALQDLVKKEHAHMLSAFIESAPRTVKSLDVQITGLPYINDNNLVNSGVILPSFPMAIGNITKTLEYKNNFYYGGSGIWNKLTSFTKKQGFHALYFNNHLLEFAKNKPYPKPIESNWGVHDNILFDYILENTNPHEKTFSMVMTLSNHAIKNVNLKAFGVPLEKIQQFVEKTPKSENLPDANSLGHIYWYDKVIVNFIKKASQKFPNSLFIITGDHFDRSYEYAKNDLYIIKSVPLILYAPTLKPKKISQVGSHLDIAPTIIELIAPKGFQFVSFGKPLFSNNTTNPPSHPNYALGYEAIATKDYFYNPSLGLRYLNESPKEPEDKQNDKKQNDKIEASKFYQQLESLKALSFYLLYHGANLKD, from the coding sequence ATGAAATCCCTATCCCATGCCCTTTTTTCGCTCTTTTTAAAAGGTTTTTACTTCACCTTTTTTATGAGCTTGTTGTTTGTGTTTAATCGTATCGGCTTTATCCTTTATGCTGGCTATTATAAGCATGCTTTAAAAAACCCTATTTTTGATGAAATCATCAAAACCCTATTCAATGGAGCCAGATACGATAATCGTGTGGTCTCAAGCTTAGCGATTCTTTTTATCCTCATCGGGTTATTAGGGTTATTGGCCCCCAAACACCAAACCAAAATGCTTAATATTATGGCGTGTTTTTCTATCGCTATTATTCTGTTTTTAAATATTGCGAACATTGTTTATTATGGCATTTATGGGAATGTGTTTGATGAAAATTTATTGGAATTTTTGCATGAAGACACGCTCACGATTTTAAAAATGAGCGGGGAATACCCTATTTTTTCTAGTTTTTCACTCTTTTTAATCCTTAGCGTTTTAACCTCTTTTATCTATTTCAAACTCCAAAACGCCCTTTTTAAACCCAAAAATGTGTATCAAGCCACCCGCACCAAACCCCTTAAAACTTTCATTTTATTCGCGCTTTTTTCCCTCACGCAAATGTTTTACATTAACGCGCAATTGAGCTTTGTTGGCGCGTCTTTAGATCTCAGCATAGAGCCAGCCAAAGATCCTTTTTTAATGAAAATCACCCCTGGGGCGTTTCGTAACCTTTATCTTTTGGTGCGCAATTACAGACAAAGCCATAATCTTAAATTCAGCGATTTTGCTAAAGGATCGCCTTTAGAAGTAGCGAAAAATTATTTCCATCTTAAAGAAAACCCCCAAAACAACCTCTATGAGTTGCTTTCTCAAACAAGCCACAACAATTCCAATCAAACCATTCAGCATGTTTTTTATATCGTTTCAGAGTCCCTAAGCTCATGGCATTTTGATCCAAAATTTGACGCCATAGGGCTAACGAGCGCTTTACAAGATTTGGTTAAAAAAGAGCATGCTCACATGCTTTCTGCTTTTATTGAAAGCGCCCCACGGACCGTTAAAAGCCTAGATGTCCAAATCACAGGCTTGCCTTATATCAATGATAATAATTTAGTCAATTCAGGGGTGATCCTCCCTAGTTTTCCTATGGCGATTGGCAATATCACAAAAACTTTAGAGTATAAAAACAACTTTTATTATGGGGGTAGCGGGATCTGGAACAAACTCACTAGTTTCACCAAAAAACAAGGTTTTCACGCCCTTTATTTCAATAACCATCTCTTAGAATTTGCAAAAAACAAGCCCTACCCTAAGCCCATAGAAAGCAACTGGGGAGTGCATGATAATATTTTATTTGACTATATTTTAGAAAACACCAACCCCCATGAAAAAACTTTCAGCATGGTGATGACTTTAAGCAACCACGCAATCAAAAACGTGAATCTCAAAGCCTTTGGCGTGCCTTTAGAAAAAATCCAACAATTTGTGGAAAAAACCCCCAAATCAGAAAATCTACCGGACGCTAATTCTTTAGGGCATATTTACTGGTATGACAAAGTAATAGTCAATTTCATCAAAAAAGCCAGCCAAAAATTCCCTAACTCGCTTTTTATCATCACAGGAGATCATTTTGACAGGAGCTATGAATACGCTAAAAACGATTTATATATCATTAAATCCGTGCCGCTTATTTTATATGCCCCTACTTTAAAGCCTAAAAAAATCAGTCAAGTCGGCTCGCATTTAGACATCGCTCCTACGATTATTGAATTAATCGCTCCTAAAGGTTTTCAATTTGTGAGTTTCGGGAAGCCTTTATTTTCTAACAATACAACAAACCCCCCAAGCCACCCCAATTACGCGCTAGGTTATGAAGCGATCGCTACCAAAGATTATTTTTATAACCCAAGTTTGGGGTTAAGGTATTTGAACGAAAGCCCTAAAGAGCCAGAGGATAAACAAAACGACAAGAAACAAAACGACAAAATAGAAGCTTCTAAGTTTTATCAGCAATTAGAATCTTTGAAAGCCCTTAGTTTCTACTTGCTCTATCATGGGGCTAATCTTAAAGATTGA
- the pyrC gene encoding dihydroorotase, with protein MEITLFDPIDAHLHVRENALLRAVLRYSSEPFSAAVIMPNLSKPLIDTPTTLEYEEEILKNSSNFKPLMSLYFNDDLTLEELQRAHEKGIRFLKLYPKGMTTNAQNGTSDLLGEKTLEILENAQKLGFILCIHAEQAGFCLDKEFLCHSVLETFALSFPKLKIIIEHLSDWRSIALIEKHDNLYATLTLHHISMTLDDLLGGSLNPHCFCKPLIKTKKDQERLLSLALKAHPKISFGSDSAPHFISKKHSANIPAGIFSAPILLPALCELFEKHNALENLQAFISDNAKKIYALDNLPNKKAHLSKKPFIVPTHTLCLNEKIAILRGGETLSWNLQEIA; from the coding sequence ATGGAAATCACGCTTTTTGACCCCATAGACGCCCACTTGCATGTGCGAGAAAACGCGCTTTTAAGAGCGGTGTTAAGATATTCTAGCGAGCCTTTTAGCGCCGCAGTGATCATGCCAAACCTCAGTAAGCCCTTGATTGACACTCCAACCACCCTTGAATATGAAGAAGAAATTTTAAAAAATTCTTCAAACTTCAAACCTTTAATGAGTTTGTATTTTAATGATGATTTGACTTTAGAAGAATTGCAACGCGCTCACGAAAAAGGCATCAGATTTTTAAAACTCTACCCCAAAGGCATGACCACAAACGCGCAAAACGGCACTTCGGATTTGTTGGGTGAAAAAACCTTAGAAATTTTAGAAAACGCCCAAAAATTAGGCTTTATTTTATGCATCCATGCAGAACAAGCTGGGTTTTGTTTGGATAAAGAATTTTTATGCCATAGCGTTTTAGAAACTTTTGCCCTTTCATTCCCTAAACTCAAAATCATTATAGAGCATTTGAGCGACTGGCGCAGTATCGCTTTAATTGAAAAGCATGACAATCTCTATGCGACTTTAACTTTACACCATATCAGCATGACTTTAGATGATTTATTAGGGGGGAGTTTGAACCCGCATTGTTTTTGCAAACCCTTAATCAAAACCAAAAAAGACCAAGAAAGGCTTTTATCCCTTGCTTTAAAAGCCCACCCTAAAATCTCTTTTGGATCGGATAGCGCCCCGCATTTCATTTCTAAAAAGCATAGCGCTAACATCCCGGCAGGCATCTTTTCTGCTCCTATTTTGTTGCCTGCGTTGTGCGAACTTTTTGAAAAACACAACGCTTTAGAAAATTTGCAAGCCTTTATCAGCGATAACGCTAAAAAAATCTACGCGCTAGACAATTTGCCTAATAAAAAAGCGCATCTGTCTAAAAAACCTTTTATAGTCCCTACGCACACGCTTTGTTTGAATGAAAAAATTGCTATCTTAAGAGGGGGCGAAACGCTATCTTGGAACCTTCAAGAAATCGCCTAA
- the nth gene encoding endonuclease III yields the protein MSVKRAKTKAQQIKELLLKHYPNQTTELHHKNPYELLVATILSAQCTDARVNQITPKLFEKYPSVNDLALASLEEVKEIIQSVSYSNNKSKHLISMAQKVVRDFKGVIPSTQKELMSLDGVGQKTANVVLSVCFDANYIAVDTHVFRATHRLGLSNANTPIKTEEELSDLFKDNLSKLHHALILFGRYTCKAKNPLCDVCFLKEFCVSKARFKA from the coding sequence ATGAGTGTGAAGCGTGCTAAAACAAAAGCCCAACAAATCAAAGAGCTGCTTTTAAAACATTACCCCAACCAAACCACCGAATTGCACCATAAAAACCCCTATGAATTGCTAGTAGCGACCATTTTAAGCGCTCAATGCACGGACGCTAGAGTGAATCAAATAACGCCCAAATTATTTGAAAAATACCCAAGCGTGAACGATTTAGCCCTCGCTTCTTTAGAAGAAGTTAAAGAGATCATCCAATCCGTTTCGTATTCCAATAATAAAAGCAAGCATTTAATCAGTATGGCGCAAAAAGTGGTTAGGGATTTTAAGGGCGTTATCCCCTCTACGCAAAAAGAACTAATGAGCCTGGATGGCGTGGGGCAAAAAACCGCTAATGTGGTGCTTTCAGTGTGCTTTGATGCAAATTATATAGCCGTAGATACCCATGTGTTCCGCGCAACACACCGCTTAGGCTTAAGCAACGCTAACACGCCTATTAAAACCGAAGAAGAACTTAGCGATCTGTTTAAAGACAACCTATCCAAACTCCACCATGCCTTAATCTTGTTTGGCCGCTACACTTGCAAGGCTAAAAACCCCTTATGCGATGTGTGTTTTTTAAAAGAATTTTGCGTTTCTAAAGCTCGCTTTAAGGCGTAG
- a CDS encoding energy transducer TonB encodes MPENSKLQSVKLGKNFDPVDHSNRNFFFSLILSVLLHWLIYFLFEHREDFFPSKPKLVKLNPENLLVLKRGHSQDPSKNTPGAPKPTLAGPQKPPTPPTPPTPPTPPTPPKPIEKPKPEPKPKPKPEPKKPNHKHKALKKVEKVEEKKIVEEKKEEKKVVEQKVEQKKIEEKKPVKKEFDPNQLSFLPKEVAPPRKENNKGLDNQTRRDIDELYGEEFGDLGTAEKDFIRNNLRDIGRITQKYLEYPQVAAYLGQDGTNAVEFYLHPNGDITDLKIIIGSEYKMLDDNTLKTIQIAYKDYPRPKTKTLIRIRVRYYLGGN; translated from the coding sequence ATGCCGGAAAATTCTAAACTACAATCTGTTAAGTTAGGGAAAAATTTTGACCCTGTGGATCATTCTAATAGGAATTTTTTCTTTTCTCTCATTCTGTCTGTATTGTTACACTGGTTGATTTATTTTTTATTTGAACACAGAGAAGATTTTTTTCCTTCAAAACCCAAGCTTGTTAAATTAAATCCTGAAAATTTATTGGTTTTAAAAAGAGGCCATTCACAAGATCCCAGTAAAAACACCCCAGGTGCTCCTAAACCCACGCTAGCTGGCCCCCAAAAACCCCCAACACCCCCCACTCCACCCACACCCCCCACTCCGCCAACCCCACCAAAACCTATAGAAAAGCCAAAGCCTGAGCCTAAACCAAAGCCCAAACCAGAACCCAAAAAGCCCAACCACAAACATAAGGCTCTTAAAAAAGTGGAAAAAGTGGAAGAGAAAAAAATAGTAGAGGAGAAAAAAGAAGAGAAAAAAGTAGTAGAACAAAAAGTAGAGCAGAAAAAAATAGAAGAGAAAAAACCTGTCAAAAAAGAATTTGACCCTAACCAGCTTTCTTTCTTGCCTAAAGAAGTTGCGCCACCCAGAAAAGAAAATAATAAAGGCTTGGATAACCAAACCAGAAGGGATATTGATGAATTGTATGGCGAAGAATTTGGGGATTTAGGCACAGCCGAAAAAGATTTCATCAGGAATAATTTAAGGGATATTGGGCGCATCACGCAAAAATATTTAGAATACCCTCAAGTAGCGGCTTATTTAGGGCAAGACGGGACGAATGCAGTAGAGTTTTACTTGCACCCTAACGGCGATATTACCGATCTTAAAATCATCATTGGCTCTGAATATAAAATGCTTGATGACAACACTTTAAAAACCATTCAGATCGCTTATAAGGATTACCCACGCCCCAAAACCAAAACCCTCATTCGTATTAGAGTGCGTTATTACTTAGGAGGCAATTAA
- the folD gene encoding bifunctional methylenetetrahydrofolate dehydrogenase/methenyltetrahydrofolate cyclohydrolase FolD, with amino-acid sequence MPNRGVVLLDGQALAYDIEKNLKHKIQTITAQTHKRPKLAVILVGKDPASITYVNMKIKACERVGMDFDLKTLQENITEAELLSLIKDYNTDQSISGVLVQLPLPRHIDTKMVLEAIDPSKDVDGFHPLNIGKLCTQKESFLPATPMGVMRLLEHYHIGIKGKDVAIIGASNIIGKPLSMLMLNAGASVSVCHILTKDISFYTKNADIVCVGVGKPDLIKASMLKKGAVVVDIGINHLNDGRIVGDVDFTNAQKVAGFITPVPKGVGPMTIVSLLENTLIAFEKQQRKGF; translated from the coding sequence ATGCCAAATAGGGGCGTTGTTTTATTAGACGGGCAAGCGCTAGCTTATGATATAGAAAAAAATTTGAAACATAAAATCCAAACAATAACCGCGCAAACGCACAAACGCCCCAAACTAGCCGTGATTTTAGTGGGGAAAGACCCTGCGAGTATCACTTATGTCAATATGAAGATCAAAGCGTGCGAAAGGGTGGGCATGGATTTTGATTTGAAAACCCTCCAAGAGAACATTACCGAAGCTGAATTATTGTCCTTGATTAAAGATTACAATACTGATCAAAGCATTTCAGGCGTTTTAGTCCAGCTCCCTTTGCCCAGACACATTGATACTAAAATGGTTTTAGAAGCCATTGACCCTAGTAAAGATGTGGATGGTTTCCACCCCCTTAATATCGGCAAACTCTGCACCCAAAAAGAATCGTTTCTGCCAGCCACCCCTATGGGCGTGATGCGTCTTTTAGAGCATTACCATATTGGAATCAAGGGCAAGGATGTGGCGATTATCGGGGCGAGCAATATCATTGGCAAACCTTTAAGCATGCTCATGCTAAACGCTGGGGCTAGCGTGAGCGTGTGCCATATTTTGACTAAAGACATTAGTTTTTACACTAAAAATGCTGATATTGTCTGCGTGGGCGTGGGTAAGCCTGATTTGATTAAAGCGAGCATGTTAAAAAAAGGGGCTGTAGTGGTGGATATTGGGATCAATCATTTGAATGACGGGCGTATCGTGGGCGATGTGGATTTTACCAACGCGCAAAAAGTCGCCGGTTTTATCACCCCTGTGCCTAAAGGCGTGGGGCCTATGACGATCGTTTCGCTTTTAGAAAACACTCTAATCGCTTTTGAAAAACAACAAAGGAAGGGATTTTAA
- a CDS encoding site-2 protease family protein gives MQFFDFSLESFITTLMKILALLIAIIGHEIMHGLSAFLFGDRSAKDAKRLSLNPIRHLDMMGSVLLPALLLIFQAPFLFGWAKPVPVDMRYIVSQKGSLACVVVSLAGVAYNFTLAVLLASITHWSFQKLGINALSINELNLYQLALVTFLIQGILYNLVLGVFNSLPIPPLDGSKALGFLALHFKSAFLLEWFSKMERYGMLVVFVFLFIPPLSEFFIHAPTRFLFSLLLS, from the coding sequence GTGCAATTTTTTGATTTCTCTTTAGAAAGTTTTATTACCACCTTAATGAAAATCCTAGCCCTTTTAATCGCTATCATAGGGCATGAGATCATGCATGGCTTGAGCGCGTTTTTATTTGGGGACAGGAGTGCTAAAGACGCTAAGCGTTTGAGTTTAAACCCTATTAGGCATTTAGACATGATGGGTTCGGTGCTTTTACCGGCTCTATTACTCATTTTTCAAGCCCCCTTTTTGTTTGGGTGGGCCAAACCCGTGCCTGTGGATATGCGCTACATTGTCTCTCAAAAAGGCTCTCTAGCATGCGTAGTGGTGAGTTTAGCCGGGGTGGCTTATAATTTCACTCTAGCCGTTCTGCTCGCTTCCATCACGCATTGGAGTTTCCAAAAACTAGGGATCAACGCTTTAAGCATCAATGAATTGAATCTTTATCAGCTTGCGTTAGTAACCTTTCTCATTCAAGGCATTCTTTATAATCTTGTCTTAGGCGTTTTCAATAGCCTCCCTATCCCGCCTTTAGACGGCTCCAAAGCGTTAGGCTTTTTGGCGTTGCATTTTAAAAGCGCGTTTCTATTAGAATGGTTTTCTAAAATGGAACGCTACGGCATGTTGGTAGTGTTTGTCTTTTTATTTATCCCCCCTTTATCGGAGTTTTTTATCCATGCGCCCACAAGATTTTTATTTTCCTTACTCCTTTCTTAA
- the fliN gene encoding flagellar motor switch protein FliN: MPETEANKLKIAEKEKEKANKERELELSTYLEELICDYKNLLDMEIVFSAELGSTQIPLLQILRFEKGSVIDLQKPAGESVDTFVNGRVIGKGEVMVFERNLAIRLNEILDSNAIVYYLAKNS; the protein is encoded by the coding sequence ATGCCAGAAACAGAAGCTAATAAGTTAAAAATAGCCGAAAAAGAAAAAGAGAAAGCGAATAAAGAAAGAGAACTAGAGCTTTCCACTTATTTAGAAGAACTCATCTGCGATTATAAAAACCTTTTGGACATGGAGATTGTTTTTAGCGCAGAACTTGGCTCTACGCAAATCCCTTTATTGCAAATTTTGCGTTTTGAAAAAGGCTCTGTGATTGATTTGCAAAAACCCGCCGGAGAAAGCGTGGATACTTTTGTGAACGGGCGGGTTATTGGTAAGGGTGAGGTGATGGTTTTTGAAAGGAATTTAGCCATTCGTTTGAATGAAATCCTTGATTCTAACGCCATTGTGTATTATCTCGCTAAAAATTCATGA
- a CDS encoding exo-alpha-sialidase: MEPSRNRLKNTAFFVGLFIVLFLIAIKRQTPPYAFTHNQTLVTQNPPYFTQLTIPKPNDALSVHASSLISLPNDNLLSAYFSGTKEGARDVKISANLFDSKTNRWSEAFIILTKEELSHHSHEYIKKLGNPLLFLHDDKILLFVVGVSMGGWATSKIYQFESALEPIRFKFARKLSLSPFLNLSHLVRNKPLNTTDGGFMLPLYHELATQYPLLLKFDQQNNPRELLRPNTLNHQLQPSLTSFKDCAVMAFRNHSFKDNLMLETCKTPTAWQKPISTNLKNLDDSLNLLNLNGILFLIHNPSDLSLRRKELWLSKLENSNSFKTLKVLDKANEVSYPSYSLNPHFIDIVYTYNRSHIKHIRFNMAYLNSLLK; encoded by the coding sequence TTGGAACCTTCAAGAAATCGCCTAAAAAACACCGCCTTTTTTGTGGGGCTTTTTATCGTTTTGTTTTTAATCGCAATAAAGCGCCAAACCCCCCCCTATGCTTTCACGCATAATCAAACCCTTGTTACTCAAAACCCCCCCTATTTCACGCAACTCACTATCCCTAAACCAAATGACGCTTTAAGCGTACATGCGAGCTCTTTAATCAGCTTGCCTAACGACAATCTTTTGAGCGCTTATTTCAGCGGCACTAAAGAAGGGGCAAGGGATGTGAAAATCAGTGCGAATCTTTTTGACAGCAAGACTAATCGCTGGAGCGAAGCCTTCATTATTTTAACCAAAGAAGAGCTTTCTCATCATTCGCATGAATACATCAAAAAACTGGGTAACCCCTTGCTTTTTTTGCATGACGATAAAATTTTGTTGTTTGTGGTAGGGGTGAGCATGGGCGGGTGGGCCACTTCTAAAATCTATCAATTTGAAAGCGCTTTAGAGCCGATTCGTTTTAAGTTTGCACGAAAACTCTCTTTAAGCCCTTTTTTAAATTTGAGCCATTTAGTAAGGAATAAGCCTTTAAACACCACTGATGGCGGGTTTATGCTACCACTCTATCACGAATTAGCCACCCAATACCCCCTGTTGTTGAAATTTGACCAACAAAATAACCCAAGAGAGCTTTTAAGGCCTAATACCCTAAACCACCAGCTCCAACCAAGCCTAACCTCCTTTAAAGACTGCGCTGTCATGGCGTTTAGGAACCATTCTTTTAAAGATAATCTCATGCTAGAAACCTGCAAGACCCCCACCGCTTGGCAAAAACCCATTTCTACAAATCTTAAAAACTTAGATGATTCTTTAAATTTACTCAATTTAAATGGAATATTGTTTTTGATCCACAACCCTAGCGATTTATCACTGCGTCGTAAAGAACTTTGGCTTTCTAAATTAGAAAACTCCAACTCGTTTAAAACCTTAAAAGTTTTGGACAAAGCGAATGAAGTGAGTTACCCAAGCTATAGCCTTAATCCGCATTTTATAGATATTGTCTATACTTACAACCGCTCTCACATCAAACACATCCGTTTCAATATGGCTTATTTAAATTCCCTTCTCAAGTAA